Proteins co-encoded in one Corvus moneduloides isolate bCorMon1 chromosome 7, bCorMon1.pri, whole genome shotgun sequence genomic window:
- the UPP2 gene encoding uridine phosphorylase 2 isoform X1, translating into MTETTGYSGSGLVLVKNPHLDLMEEDILYHLDLGTKTHNLPAMFGDIKFVCVGGSPNRMRAFAQFMHRELGLAGDGEDVADICAGSDRYAMYRAGPVLSISHGMGIPSISIMLHELIKLLHHAKCRDVTIIRIGTSGGLGIKAGSVVITDTAVDSSFQPRFEQVVLGDVVVRSTELDKDLAEELLACSREIPDFPTLIGHTMCTYDFYEGQGRLDGALCSFSSEKKLEYLRRAYDAGVRNIEMESTAFAALCGLCGLKAAVVCVTLLDRLEGDQIRASHEVLWEYQQRPQRLIAALIRKRLGLGPALLPAD; encoded by the exons ATGACCGAAACAACAGGTTACTCGGG GAGCGGCCTGGTCCTTGTTAAAAACCCACACTTGGACTTGATGGAGGAGGACATCCTGTACCACCTGGACTTGGGAACAAAAACGCACAACCTGCCAGCAATGTTTGGGGACATAAAG TTTGTCTGCGTTGGCGGCAGCCCGAACAGGATGAGGGCGTTTGCCCAGTTCATGCACCGGGAGCTGGGCCTGGCGGGTGACGGGGAGGACGTGGCTGACATCTGCGCGGGGTCGGACCGCTACGCCATGTACCGGGCAGGGCCCGTGCTCTCCATCAGC CATGGAATGGGCATCCCTTCCATTTCCATCATGCTTCATGAGCTGATCAAACTGCTGCACCATGCAAAATGCCGGGACGTTACTATTATACGTATCGGTACTTCTGGGGGCTTAG GGATCAAGGCTGGGTCTGTTGTGATCACCGACACGGCCGTGGACTCCTCCTTCCAGCCACGTTTCGAGCAGGTAGTGCTGGGCGATGTGGTGGTGCGGAGCACCGAGCTGGACAAGGACCTCGCGGAGGAACTGCTCGCCTGCAGCAGGGAGATTCCCGACTTTCCCACGCTCATCGGCCACACCATGTGCACCTACGACTTCTACGAAG GTCAGGGGAGATTAGATGGTGCATTATGCTCTTTTTCCAGCGAAAAAAAGTTGGAATACTTACGGAGGGCTTATGACGCTGGTGTGAGGAATATTGAAATGGAGTCCACAGCATTCGCTGCCCTGTGTGGACTGTGTGGCCTCAAAG CCGCCGTCGTCTGCGTGACGCTCCTGGACCGGCTGGAGGGGGACCAGATCCGGGCGTCCCACGAGGTGCTGTGGGAGTACCAGCAGCGGCCGCAGCGCCTGATCGCCGCCCTCATCCGCAAGCGCCTGGGGCTGGGCCCCGCGCTCCTCCCCGCGGACTGA
- the UPP2 gene encoding uridine phosphorylase 2 isoform X2: MRAFAQFMHRELGLAGDGEDVADICAGSDRYAMYRAGPVLSISHGMGIPSISIMLHELIKLLHHAKCRDVTIIRIGTSGGLGIKAGSVVITDTAVDSSFQPRFEQVVLGDVVVRSTELDKDLAEELLACSREIPDFPTLIGHTMCTYDFYEGQGRLDGALCSFSSEKKLEYLRRAYDAGVRNIEMESTAFAALCGLCGLKAAVVCVTLLDRLEGDQIRASHEVLWEYQQRPQRLIAALIRKRLGLGPALLPAD; encoded by the exons ATGAGGGCGTTTGCCCAGTTCATGCACCGGGAGCTGGGCCTGGCGGGTGACGGGGAGGACGTGGCTGACATCTGCGCGGGGTCGGACCGCTACGCCATGTACCGGGCAGGGCCCGTGCTCTCCATCAGC CATGGAATGGGCATCCCTTCCATTTCCATCATGCTTCATGAGCTGATCAAACTGCTGCACCATGCAAAATGCCGGGACGTTACTATTATACGTATCGGTACTTCTGGGGGCTTAG GGATCAAGGCTGGGTCTGTTGTGATCACCGACACGGCCGTGGACTCCTCCTTCCAGCCACGTTTCGAGCAGGTAGTGCTGGGCGATGTGGTGGTGCGGAGCACCGAGCTGGACAAGGACCTCGCGGAGGAACTGCTCGCCTGCAGCAGGGAGATTCCCGACTTTCCCACGCTCATCGGCCACACCATGTGCACCTACGACTTCTACGAAG GTCAGGGGAGATTAGATGGTGCATTATGCTCTTTTTCCAGCGAAAAAAAGTTGGAATACTTACGGAGGGCTTATGACGCTGGTGTGAGGAATATTGAAATGGAGTCCACAGCATTCGCTGCCCTGTGTGGACTGTGTGGCCTCAAAG CCGCCGTCGTCTGCGTGACGCTCCTGGACCGGCTGGAGGGGGACCAGATCCGGGCGTCCCACGAGGTGCTGTGGGAGTACCAGCAGCGGCCGCAGCGCCTGATCGCCGCCCTCATCCGCAAGCGCCTGGGGCTGGGCCCCGCGCTCCTCCCCGCGGACTGA